A genomic region of Leptolyngbya sp. NIES-2104 contains the following coding sequences:
- a CDS encoding caspase family protein, with the protein MTDQTPNLYALLIGINCYRPNRLSDGNSYKNLGGCVRDIQHVEAHLTQVLKVPQSQILKLTSTSSDPESREPVESIDRLATYANIVAKFKQLTEMAPAGAQVYVHYSGHGGRAKTVYPKIKGREDAIDEGLVPADIGESQYLRDIELGNLLKQMVKKGLITTVVLDCCHSGGATRGDAEVRGVEGVDTTPRPLKSLVASEENLAKTWQELTEGTRGLEPGRLLPDSKDYVLLAACRPNELAYEYAFDRTGGERNGALTYWLLDILRQKTPGLTYKDIQDFLNAKIHSQFSQQTPMLMGEGNREVFGTEFGTAHYAVTVMKVDETDRRILMNTGRAVGLREETSFAIYPFGIKDFSQENRIAVATVVEAGATESWCTVEVIDNKPPVKQSDQAVLLAASTNLVRRVHLDSTERTTPEEVSALQTVRDALKDNKWIELESDKPIHYIVSLNQSGEYEICDSAGKPYPNLRPAVNLGTPDAAQTIVKRLVHLAKYQAAEQLANLDKSSPLTSKLIVEWVGQLEKYDPEDGIPDISTLKPFDDPNAPMSKADKWIFLRVHNGSPSTLNVAILHLGSNWAVTQIHPHDPGSRFITLESGNEEIIPFRLSLPTGYTEMLDTAKVFATVGEANFRWLELPAIDQPLTRGGNLAGKNPSNSLEALLSTITDEAPETRSLNPAKYPSKEWTTKQVTVTVKRG; encoded by the coding sequence ATGACTGACCAAACACCTAATTTGTATGCTCTGCTGATTGGCATCAATTGCTACCGACCCAACCGCTTGTCAGATGGAAACTCCTATAAAAATCTGGGCGGCTGTGTGCGAGACATTCAACACGTTGAGGCACATTTAACACAAGTTCTAAAAGTCCCTCAAAGCCAGATTCTTAAACTCACTTCCACCAGCAGCGATCCTGAATCGCGTGAACCAGTGGAATCGATTGATCGACTAGCGACCTACGCAAACATCGTAGCAAAGTTCAAGCAGCTAACCGAGATGGCTCCAGCAGGTGCCCAGGTCTATGTTCACTATTCTGGACACGGTGGGCGGGCAAAAACCGTGTATCCCAAGATTAAGGGTAGAGAAGATGCGATCGATGAAGGACTGGTTCCGGCTGATATTGGTGAGAGCCAGTATCTTCGAGACATTGAACTGGGTAATCTGCTCAAGCAAATGGTCAAGAAAGGACTCATTACGACTGTCGTTTTAGATTGCTGCCATTCTGGAGGTGCAACACGCGGAGATGCTGAGGTTCGCGGCGTTGAAGGGGTCGATACCACCCCTCGACCTCTAAAGAGCTTGGTTGCTTCTGAGGAGAACTTAGCAAAGACCTGGCAAGAACTCACAGAGGGAACTCGTGGACTAGAGCCAGGGCGATTGCTGCCCGATAGCAAAGACTATGTGCTACTGGCGGCTTGCCGTCCCAATGAGCTTGCTTATGAGTACGCCTTCGATCGTACAGGTGGCGAACGGAATGGCGCACTGACCTACTGGTTATTAGATATTCTGAGACAAAAAACTCCCGGATTAACCTACAAAGATATTCAAGATTTTCTCAATGCTAAGATTCATAGTCAATTTTCTCAGCAAACCCCTATGTTAATGGGAGAAGGGAATCGAGAAGTGTTTGGGACAGAATTTGGCACTGCTCACTATGCCGTGACGGTCATGAAGGTGGATGAGACTGATAGACGGATTTTAATGAACACGGGGCGGGCAGTTGGTTTACGCGAGGAGACTTCTTTTGCGATCTATCCATTCGGGATCAAAGACTTTTCTCAGGAGAATCGAATTGCAGTTGCCACTGTTGTCGAGGCAGGTGCAACTGAGTCTTGGTGTACAGTGGAAGTGATCGACAACAAGCCACCAGTAAAACAGAGCGATCAGGCAGTGCTTTTAGCAGCATCAACAAATTTAGTCCGGAGAGTCCATCTCGACTCCACTGAACGCACTACTCCAGAGGAAGTGTCAGCCCTACAAACAGTACGAGATGCTCTAAAAGACAACAAATGGATTGAATTAGAGAGCGATAAACCGATTCATTATATCGTATCTCTCAATCAAAGCGGAGAGTATGAGATTTGTGATTCTGCTGGAAAGCCTTATCCGAATTTACGACCTGCGGTAAATTTAGGTACTCCAGACGCAGCTCAAACGATCGTGAAACGATTAGTTCATCTAGCAAAATATCAGGCGGCGGAACAACTCGCGAATCTAGATAAGTCGTCTCCGTTAACCAGCAAACTAATCGTTGAATGGGTGGGTCAGCTAGAAAAATATGATCCAGAGGATGGAATTCCAGACATATCTACACTGAAGCCTTTTGATGATCCTAATGCTCCAATGAGCAAAGCAGATAAATGGATTTTCTTACGAGTTCATAATGGCTCTCCAAGCACCTTGAATGTTGCAATTTTGCATCTAGGTTCTAACTGGGCAGTCACCCAAATTCATCCCCATGATCCAGGTTCAAGATTTATCACACTCGAATCTGGTAATGAGGAAATTATTCCATTCAGATTGAGTTTGCCAACCGGATATACAGAAATGTTAGACACAGCAAAAGTGTTTGCGACAGTCGGTGAAGCAAATTTTCGGTGGTTAGAACTTCCCGCGATCGATCAACCGTTAACTCGCGGTGGCAATCTAGCTGGCAAAAATCCTAGCAATTCTTTAGAAGCACTATTGTCAACTATTACAGACGAAGCCCCTGAAACCCGCAGCTTGAATCCTGCGAAGTATCCGAGCAAGGAGTGGACGACAAAGCAGGTTACAGTAACAGTCAAAAGAGGATAG